One Simonsiella muelleri ATCC 29453 DNA window includes the following coding sequences:
- a CDS encoding major capsid protein, with protein MKMMNKLKKYTPRINAVKVVTGTGLMSLAISANAALPDDVKNAISAAKADGLEAGWLVVSVIAALFVMSIVKRLLR; from the coding sequence ATGAAAATGATGAATAAATTAAAAAAATACACCCCACGTATCAACGCCGTAAAAGTTGTTACTGGTACTGGTTTAATGTCTTTGGCGATTTCTGCAAATGCAGCTTTGCCTGATGATGTTAAAAATGCCATTTCTGCTGCGAAAGCTGACGGTTTAGAAGCTGGTTGGTTGGTTGTTAGCGTGATTGCTGCGTTGTTTGTGATGTCTATCGTGAAACGCTTGTTGCGTTAA
- a CDS encoding replication initiation factor domain-containing protein, with the protein MQPPPTSNTGGQNFKPVKQGGVSHISEIQNHYVMVNGEIKAVPLRKGVGMSAHIDTITITFSKYSLLTLEQSVQCESEDAEDELVLANAETMLFEIFGFYFSSRGNGRNGYPKTANMGLKSDERIKYGFFGWGNGDKQGGTVCIYVSGVGLTAALDGWENRLYDWIKDYAPSCKITRIDLAHDFLKGEYTPLQAYSDWAAGKFKSGNTQPNAEMAGVGWLNAPDGGRTLYIGSRKNGSRVVRVYEKGIEQGDRSSSWVRFELQMRNRDIVLEHDILLNPGEYLTGAYPICEELFSQYSEDLKKPDRIQKMKEISVEHMLHHASIQVSPTIKTLKFMGFEEQEIVQLLENVGAKMNKRLHPNAFDAGYPFVEFIKENKRKPSDIDLRNYIFEKKLVESEIQQEQKPKVNTEELKQFRNNLKSDLFLRAVFGKGFTRELQESMTYDEYLHLRYGQYKQQNLNPKHKETS; encoded by the coding sequence GTGCAGCCACCCCCCACTAGTAACACGGGGGGACAAAATTTTAAGCCTGTGAAACAAGGGGGGGTAAGTCATATTTCAGAAATACAAAATCATTATGTAATGGTTAATGGCGAAATTAAAGCCGTTCCTTTACGTAAAGGTGTGGGTATGTCTGCACATATAGATACCATCACTATTACTTTTTCAAAATATTCTCTTTTAACTTTAGAACAAAGTGTTCAATGTGAAAGTGAAGATGCTGAAGATGAGCTTGTTTTAGCCAATGCTGAAACCATGCTTTTTGAAATTTTTGGTTTTTATTTTTCAAGTCGTGGAAACGGTCGTAATGGTTACCCTAAAACAGCCAATATGGGTTTGAAGTCTGATGAACGCATTAAATACGGATTTTTTGGTTGGGGTAATGGAGATAAACAAGGTGGGACTGTTTGTATTTATGTTTCGGGTGTTGGTTTAACGGCAGCTTTGGACGGATGGGAAAATCGTCTTTATGACTGGATAAAGGATTATGCGCCATCATGCAAAATAACGCGAATTGATTTAGCACATGATTTTTTAAAAGGCGAATATACGCCATTACAAGCCTATTCTGATTGGGCTGCTGGTAAATTTAAATCAGGAAATACACAGCCTAACGCTGAAATGGCTGGAGTGGGCTGGCTGAATGCGCCTGACGGTGGGCGGACTTTGTATATTGGAAGTCGTAAAAATGGTTCTCGCGTGGTTCGCGTTTATGAAAAGGGCATTGAGCAGGGAGACAGGAGTAGCTCTTGGGTTCGTTTTGAACTGCAAATGCGAAACCGCGATATTGTGCTTGAGCATGACATTTTGTTAAATCCTGGTGAATACTTAACAGGGGCGTACCCAATTTGTGAAGAGTTGTTTAGCCAGTATTCTGAAGATTTAAAAAAGCCTGATCGAATCCAAAAAATGAAAGAAATCAGTGTTGAGCATATGCTTCATCACGCGTCAATTCAAGTTAGCCCAACGATTAAAACATTAAAGTTTATGGGTTTTGAAGAACAAGAGATTGTTCAACTTCTTGAAAACGTAGGGGCAAAAATGAATAAACGATTGCACCCTAACGCATTTGATGCTGGTTATCCATTTGTTGAATTTATAAAAGAAAACAAGAGAAAACCATCCGATATTGATTTAAGAAATTATATTTTTGAAAAAAAGCTAGTTGAATCAGAAATTCAACAAGAACAAAAGCCTAAAGTGAATACCGAAGAATTGAAGCAATTTCGTAACAATTTGAAATCGGATTTATTTTTAAGGGCAGTATTTGGAAAAGGTTTTACAAGAGAGCTACAAGAGTCGATGACTTATGATGAATATTTGCATCTTCGTTACGGACAATATAAGCAACAAAATTTAAACCCTAAACATAAGGAAACATCATGA
- a CDS encoding zonular occludens toxin family protein, which yields MGHKDYFIYNGFLQGEKMIILQTGVPGSGKTSNIISILMSDQSYTHFTDKDGVKKQRPLFVNGINDLKIQHQELLDEQIKNQPLQDFLPYGSLVIIDEAQRLMGTRSAASKVPDYIEALATHRHHGLDIVLITQHPSFLDPFVRKLVQRHMHISIKAVGRKLYEWNECVDQPDSKTNIDRAIERQFSVPKKAFDMYKSAEVHTKVNRRIPKSLIFLILFLPALVYFSYSTYSKMHDKYSNDEQTAQEMPAEDTVPNHQIDSSNDNNQAVKSLEPYILEPLLWGL from the coding sequence ATGGGTCATAAAGATTATTTTATTTATAACGGTTTTTTACAAGGGGAAAAAATGATTATTTTACAAACTGGCGTTCCTGGTTCGGGGAAAACATCAAATATTATTTCTATTTTAATGTCAGATCAAAGCTATACACATTTTACCGATAAAGATGGCGTAAAAAAACAACGTCCTTTATTTGTAAATGGTATCAATGATTTAAAAATACAACATCAAGAATTACTGGATGAACAAATTAAAAACCAGCCATTACAAGATTTTTTGCCTTATGGTTCACTCGTTATTATTGATGAAGCGCAAAGATTGATGGGTACCCGTTCTGCTGCTTCAAAAGTGCCTGATTATATTGAAGCATTGGCAACACATCGACATCATGGTTTAGATATTGTGCTGATTACCCAACACCCAAGTTTTTTAGACCCATTTGTCAGAAAATTAGTTCAACGGCACATGCATATATCTATTAAAGCCGTTGGTAGAAAACTCTATGAATGGAATGAGTGTGTAGATCAACCTGATAGCAAAACCAATATTGACCGTGCCATTGAACGACAATTCAGCGTGCCTAAAAAAGCGTTTGATATGTACAAAAGTGCAGAAGTTCATACTAAGGTTAATCGTCGAATTCCAAAAAGCCTGATATTTTTAATTTTGTTTCTGCCTGCTCTGGTTTATTTTAGTTATTCAACCTATTCTAAAATGCATGATAAATATTCTAATGATGAACAGACAGCACAAGAAATGCCTGCGGAGGATACAGTTCCAAATCATCAAATTGATTCTTCTAATGATAATAATCAAGCAGTAAAATCGCTTGAGCCTTATATATTAGAGCCTCTGCTGTGGGGGCTGTAA
- a CDS encoding DUF2523 domain-containing protein — protein MGRLLLPLLQKLLVWVGSKIMVALGLGFITYKGFETAFDMITNYVVSNFNSIPSDAFNLLMMAGTGQALGIVLGAFMFNATMSSVSKFTVGLKS, from the coding sequence ATGGGTCGTCTTTTATTACCGCTTCTACAAAAATTATTAGTTTGGGTTGGCTCAAAAATAATGGTCGCGCTTGGCTTAGGTTTCATTACATATAAAGGTTTTGAAACTGCATTTGATATGATAACTAATTATGTAGTATCAAACTTTAATAGTATACCATCCGATGCTTTTAATTTATTAATGATGGCTGGTACAGGGCAAGCTTTAGGTATTGTTTTAGGAGCGTTCATGTTTAATGCAACTATGTCCTCTGTATCCAAATTCACAGTAGGGCTGAAATCTTAA
- a CDS encoding virulence factor TspB C-terminal domain-related protein codes for MSKPRPDKAAEAGAGENNSKDGKGSSAAGIGGNGTGSSSGEGDGDKAEAGKNVCETNPESLACMKAGGVEESAGNPFSDVLKKEQQDGTKFEVKNILPTHGTCPSPKQFNVMGRTYEISYYWICEFALSIRGLIIALAAVAAGFIIFSARKD; via the coding sequence ATTTCAAAACCACGTCCTGATAAGGCTGCTGAAGCTGGGGCTGGTGAAAATAATAGTAAAGATGGTAAAGGCAGTTCTGCTGCTGGTATTGGTGGTAATGGTACAGGTTCTTCTTCAGGCGAAGGGGATGGCGATAAGGCAGAAGCTGGTAAAAATGTTTGTGAAACAAATCCTGAATCATTAGCTTGTATGAAAGCTGGCGGTGTTGAAGAATCTGCTGGCAATCCTTTTTCAGATGTTCTAAAAAAAGAACAGCAAGACGGTACAAAATTTGAAGTCAAAAATATTCTACCTACTCATGGAACTTGTCCATCTCCAAAACAATTTAATGTAATGGGTCGTACTTATGAAATTTCTTATTACTGGATTTGTGAATTTGCCTTGAGTATTAGGGGACTGATTATTGCATTAGCTGCTGTTGCCGCTGGTTTTATTATTTTTAGTGCTAGAAAGGATTAA
- a CDS encoding major capsid protein, giving the protein MKIMNSVKKYATRVNAVKTAAATGLMALAVGANAAVPAEVTSALTDAKADALSVGGIVLGIIVSIFALMLIRRVLK; this is encoded by the coding sequence ATGAAAATCATGAATTCTGTTAAGAAATACGCTACACGCGTAAATGCTGTAAAAACTGCTGCTGCTACTGGCTTGATGGCTTTAGCTGTTGGTGCAAATGCTGCTGTTCCTGCTGAAGTTACAAGTGCTTTGACGGATGCAAAAGCAGATGCGTTATCTGTTGGCGGTATTGTTTTGGGCATTATTGTTTCAATTTTTGCCTTAATGCTTATTCGCCGTGTTTTAAAATAA
- a CDS encoding replication initiation factor domain-containing protein: MSLDFQIQKFNYVLSVNGKLLEVPLRRGRADSAFIDYLTFTVSKSTFRDRLAASNVVFMTEPDDEVYIHYISEVLQEIFGFGIGEKKQGKGKFFYNAYYQLGSSEVNYGTVHIGGQRGTVLIDLSGVGCQAALDGWEQRLYQFALTAERFQISRLDAAIDFFQGEFNTLKALSYYKKGLFDVRGMRPKYKLEGTDWFNNDGTGKTLYIGRRGSSKFCRVYEKGKQLGDVNSDWVRFEIEFRKNDCQIPIDMLINTGQYLAGAYKVGEKFMNAVSKRIESTNLKAETTLNQKIFHGRNQVGKLVRYLFDLGWDYERIVKSLIAEAGKYPSGLKPLEYDCTAKQVTYQHHGLIEEKAGCSQQSEMDWLCEKIQQTRLSSSALQEFNEEVEQWQFQYNQSKSDNPIISRVAEIEARQLIDKLFSKYAKYLA, from the coding sequence ATGAGTTTAGATTTTCAAATCCAAAAATTTAACTATGTTTTATCAGTTAATGGCAAATTGTTAGAAGTGCCGTTGAGACGTGGTCGGGCTGATTCTGCTTTCATTGATTACCTAACTTTCACGGTTTCAAAAAGTACGTTTAGAGATAGATTGGCTGCATCAAATGTTGTCTTTATGACTGAACCTGATGATGAAGTTTACATTCATTATATTAGTGAAGTTTTACAAGAAATTTTCGGTTTTGGGATTGGCGAAAAGAAGCAAGGTAAAGGTAAATTCTTTTACAACGCCTATTATCAGCTCGGTTCGTCTGAAGTCAATTACGGAACTGTTCATATTGGTGGACAGCGTGGAACAGTTTTAATTGATTTGTCGGGTGTGGGTTGTCAGGCTGCCTTAGATGGTTGGGAGCAACGGCTTTATCAATTTGCCTTGACGGCTGAAAGATTTCAAATTTCGCGTTTAGATGCTGCGATTGATTTTTTTCAAGGCGAATTTAATACGCTGAAAGCATTGAGCTATTATAAAAAAGGTTTATTTGACGTTCGCGGAATGCGCCCAAAATACAAACTTGAAGGTACGGATTGGTTTAACAATGACGGAACAGGCAAAACACTTTACATCGGTCGTCGTGGCTCGTCTAAATTTTGTAGGGTGTACGAAAAAGGCAAACAGCTTGGCGATGTAAATAGCGATTGGGTACGTTTTGAAATAGAGTTTCGCAAGAATGATTGTCAAATTCCAATCGATATGCTGATTAATACAGGTCAATACCTTGCAGGTGCTTACAAGGTAGGCGAAAAATTCATGAATGCAGTTTCAAAACGGATTGAATCGACTAATTTAAAAGCTGAAACCACGTTAAATCAAAAGATTTTTCATGGTAGAAATCAAGTTGGAAAATTAGTTCGCTACTTGTTTGATTTGGGCTGGGATTATGAACGAATTGTTAAATCTTTAATTGCTGAAGCTGGAAAGTATCCGAGCGGTTTAAAACCTTTGGAATATGACTGTACTGCTAAGCAAGTTACTTATCAGCATCATGGATTGATTGAAGAGAAAGCAGGTTGCTCTCAGCAAAGTGAAATGGATTGGTTATGCGAAAAAATTCAACAAACTCGGCTTAGTAGCTCTGCTCTGCAAGAATTTAACGAAGAAGTTGAACAATGGCAATTTCAGTATAACCAGTCTAAATCTGATAACCCAATAATAAGCAGAGTTGCTGAAATAGAAGCTCGGCAGCTCATTGATAAATTATTTTCTAAATATGCGAAATATTTAGCATGA
- a CDS encoding IS5 family transposase, translated as MSSFFYHTAQTLLNQYTDRFPLLKITQLLDWQAIEQTLANHKVNYVCDNGGRPAYPLLPMFRAILLGQWHSLSDPELECSLVTRYWLIKEGLADELYQQINQQLAHNQLKVEKAQTAIVDATIIQTAGGKLKKSIEINENEEVIQTPASKDKDARWTIKSKHWYLGYKLHARTDEEGFHVTLANASDVNNLETVLDKVEQGVKVYADKGYDSQSNREFLDKNQLVDGIMRKAHRKKPLMREDIERNKELAKIRYRVEQSFAILHRIFRCKRASYFGLEKVKGQMGLKVICLNLLKAANKLRLVAPIAA; from the coding sequence ATGTCCAGCTTTTTCTATCACACCGCCCAAACCCTACTTAACCAATACACAGACCGTTTCCCATTACTTAAAATCACCCAACTTCTGGATTGGCAAGCCATTGAACAAACGCTCGCCAACCATAAAGTAAACTATGTATGCGACAACGGCGGTCGTCCTGCCTATCCGTTACTACCGATGTTCCGCGCCATTTTGCTCGGACAATGGCACAGTTTGTCTGACCCAGAATTGGAATGCAGTTTGGTTACGCGTTATTGGTTAATTAAAGAAGGTTTGGCAGACGAACTTTATCAACAAATCAACCAACAACTGGCCCACAATCAACTCAAAGTAGAAAAAGCGCAAACGGCGATTGTGGACGCGACCATTATTCAAACTGCAGGTGGAAAACTTAAAAAATCCATTGAAATCAATGAGAACGAAGAAGTGATCCAAACCCCCGCCAGTAAAGACAAAGACGCAAGATGGACAATCAAAAGCAAGCATTGGTATTTGGGCTACAAACTTCATGCACGTACCGATGAAGAGGGGTTTCACGTTACGCTAGCGAATGCATCTGATGTGAACAATTTAGAAACCGTGTTGGACAAGGTTGAACAGGGTGTCAAAGTGTACGCGGATAAAGGTTACGACAGTCAATCCAATCGCGAATTTTTGGATAAAAATCAATTAGTAGACGGTATTATGCGTAAAGCACATCGCAAGAAACCTTTGATGCGTGAAGATATTGAGCGCAATAAGGAGTTGGCGAAAATCCGTTATCGTGTAGAACAGAGTTTTGCCATTTTGCATCGCATATTTAGATGTAAGCGTGCGAGTTATTTTGGGCTAGAAAAGGTCAAAGGGCAAATGGGTTTGAAAGTGATTTGTTTGAATTTGCTCAAAGCGGCAAACAAGTTAAGGCTTGTTGCGCCGATTGCTGCCTGA
- the putA gene encoding bifunctional proline dehydrogenase/L-glutamate gamma-semialdehyde dehydrogenase PutA, with product MFQFAHPEQSELRQAITMAYRCDEIQAVQNLLPQAQLSESEQTAAHELAKRLVTQVRENRKKANGVDALMHEFSLSSEEGVALMCLAEALLRVPDAATRDKLIQDKLAQGDWQSHLGNSPSLFVNAAAWGLLITGKLTTTDTEKLSGSLSRILNRGGAPLIRAGVDYGMKMLGKQFVTGQTIDEALQNGKEREKMGYRYSFDMLGEAAMTAADAERYYQDYVNAIHAIGKDAGNAGVYDGNGISVKLSAIHPRYSRAQHERVMTELLPKLKQLFILAKQYNIGLNIDAEEANRLELSLDLMEKLVSDPDLAGFNGIGFVVQAYQKRCPYVIDYLIHLARKNQQKLMIRLVKGAYWDSEIKWAQVDGMSGYPVYTRKVHTDISYLACARKLLDAQDAIFPQFATHNAYTLAAIYQMGKGKEFEHQCLHGMGETLYDQVVGEQNLGRRVRVYAPVGTHETLLAYLVRRLLENGANTSFVNQIVDENISIEDLIRSPFDTLAADGIHQHSALSLPVNLYGDSRLNSRGVDLSNEIVLQNLQHAMNNAALSNSFQAASLINGNSCESATSHPVLNPANHDDVVGNVSFASVNLAKEAIDIATKAQEKWANTSAAERSGCLKKFANLMERDMPTLMMLAVREAGKTLNNAIAEVREAIDFARYYAHECETTLPEKAKGAGVMVAISPWNFPLAIFVGEVTAALAAGNAVVAKPAEQTSLIAHFAVKLLHEAGIPTDVLQLVLGAGDVGAALTQDARISGVIFTGSTEVARLINQTLAKRQDYPVLIAETGGQNAMIVDSTALPEQVVADVLNSAFDSAGQRCSALRVLCVQEDIADKLIDMIKGAMNELRVGDTSDLAVDVGAVIDQEAKDNLLNHINKMKSIALSHHEIRLPENQGTFVAPIMFELNNLYDLKREVFGPVLHVIRYRANELDDLIDRINEKGYALTHGIHSRIDHTVKHIRSRIEAGNVYVNRNIVGAVVGVQPFGGHGLSGTGPKAGGSFYLQRLSRLTRWALPKLTQLGTADETALSKIQAALHDLDVSADVKLSLAGKLGQARVYTLRDAEMLLPSCTGERNTLRWHAPKQVALYGGHVANAFAALIELAAAGVQVVVAADSPLTAYQAKLGHILRVSNHLVGEPHIQTWVALDILSSELSQQLAQRDGAIVRVIDARWGLDMARVYEEISCSINTTAAGGNASLMAISDK from the coding sequence ATGTTTCAATTTGCACACCCCGAACAAAGTGAATTGCGTCAAGCTATTACAATGGCATATCGTTGCGATGAAATTCAAGCCGTTCAAAATTTGCTGCCACAAGCACAGTTAAGCGAATCCGAACAAACCGCCGCCCACGAATTAGCCAAACGACTGGTTACGCAAGTGCGCGAAAATCGCAAAAAAGCCAATGGCGTAGACGCGTTGATGCATGAATTTTCGTTATCCAGCGAAGAAGGCGTGGCGTTGATGTGTTTGGCGGAAGCCTTGTTACGCGTACCCGATGCCGCTACTCGCGACAAATTGATTCAAGATAAATTAGCACAAGGCGATTGGCAAAGCCACTTGGGTAACAGCCCATCTTTATTTGTGAATGCGGCTGCGTGGGGGTTGCTGATTACAGGAAAATTAACCACTACCGATACCGAAAAACTTTCAGGCAGCCTGAGCCGTATTTTGAATCGTGGCGGTGCGCCGTTGATTCGTGCAGGCGTGGACTATGGCATGAAAATGCTGGGTAAACAATTTGTTACAGGTCAAACCATTGACGAAGCGCTGCAAAATGGCAAAGAACGCGAAAAAATGGGTTATCGCTATTCGTTTGATATGTTGGGCGAAGCAGCGATGACCGCAGCCGATGCAGAGCGTTATTATCAAGATTATGTCAATGCGATTCACGCCATTGGCAAAGATGCTGGCAATGCTGGCGTGTACGATGGCAACGGCATTTCAGTTAAATTATCAGCGATTCATCCACGCTACAGCCGCGCTCAACACGAACGCGTAATGACAGAATTATTGCCTAAACTCAAGCAGTTATTTATTTTAGCCAAACAATACAATATCGGTTTAAATATTGATGCAGAAGAAGCCAATCGTTTGGAATTGTCATTGGATTTGATGGAAAAATTGGTGTCCGACCCTGATTTGGCTGGATTTAATGGTATTGGTTTTGTGGTGCAGGCGTATCAAAAACGTTGTCCATATGTCATTGATTATTTAATTCACCTAGCGCGTAAAAATCAACAAAAACTCATGATTCGCTTGGTTAAAGGCGCATATTGGGACAGCGAAATCAAATGGGCGCAAGTTGATGGCATGAGTGGCTATCCCGTTTACACACGCAAAGTTCATACTGATATTTCCTATTTGGCTTGTGCAAGAAAATTATTGGACGCACAAGACGCCATTTTCCCACAATTTGCCACCCACAACGCCTACACGCTCGCCGCCATCTACCAAATGGGCAAAGGCAAAGAATTTGAACACCAATGCTTACACGGCATGGGCGAGACCTTGTATGACCAAGTGGTTGGCGAACAAAATTTAGGCAGACGTGTACGCGTGTATGCACCTGTTGGCACACACGAAACATTATTGGCGTATTTGGTACGCCGTTTGTTGGAAAATGGCGCAAATACTTCATTTGTCAATCAAATTGTAGATGAAAACATCAGCATTGAAGATTTGATTCGCAGTCCATTTGACACCCTTGCCGCCGATGGGATTCATCAACACAGTGCGTTGTCTTTACCTGTGAATTTGTATGGCGACTCGCGTTTGAATTCACGCGGTGTCGATTTATCCAATGAGATAGTATTACAAAATTTACAACACGCCATGAATAACGCAGCTTTATCGAATTCGTTTCAGGCAGCCTCGTTGATTAATGGCAATTCGTGTGAATCCGCCACTTCACATCCTGTATTGAATCCTGCTAATCATGATGATGTGGTTGGTAACGTGTCATTTGCCAGCGTGAATTTGGCGAAAGAAGCCATTGATATTGCTACCAAAGCACAAGAAAAATGGGCAAATACGTCTGCTGCCGAACGTTCAGGCTGCCTGAAAAAATTTGCCAACTTAATGGAACGCGATATGCCTACTTTGATGATGTTGGCGGTACGCGAAGCAGGAAAAACTCTGAATAATGCCATCGCCGAAGTTCGTGAAGCGATTGATTTTGCACGTTATTATGCACACGAATGCGAAACCACGCTGCCTGAAAAAGCCAAAGGTGCAGGCGTGATGGTGGCAATTAGCCCATGGAATTTCCCGTTGGCGATTTTTGTCGGCGAGGTAACAGCGGCGTTGGCGGCTGGTAATGCAGTGGTAGCCAAACCTGCCGAGCAAACCAGTTTGATTGCACACTTCGCAGTAAAATTACTGCATGAAGCAGGTATTCCGACTGATGTATTACAATTGGTTTTGGGTGCTGGTGATGTGGGAGCGGCTTTGACACAAGATGCACGCATTAGTGGTGTGATTTTCACAGGTTCAACCGAAGTGGCGCGACTGATTAACCAGACTCTGGCAAAACGTCAAGATTATCCTGTGCTTATCGCCGAAACTGGCGGACAAAATGCCATGATTGTGGACAGCACCGCGCTGCCTGAACAAGTGGTGGCGGATGTGTTAAATTCGGCGTTTGATAGCGCAGGGCAACGTTGTTCGGCGTTGCGCGTACTGTGCGTGCAAGAAGACATCGCAGACAAATTAATTGACATGATTAAAGGCGCAATGAATGAATTGCGTGTGGGCGATACGTCTGATTTGGCAGTGGATGTGGGGGCGGTTATTGACCAAGAAGCCAAAGATAATTTATTGAATCATATTAATAAAATGAAATCCATTGCATTGTCGCACCATGAAATCAGGCTGCCTGAAAACCAAGGCACGTTTGTTGCGCCAATTATGTTTGAGTTGAATAATTTGTATGATTTAAAACGTGAAGTTTTCGGGCCAGTATTACACGTTATTCGCTATCGCGCCAATGAGTTAGACGATTTGATTGACCGCATCAACGAAAAAGGCTACGCGCTAACACATGGCATTCACAGTCGCATTGACCACACTGTCAAACACATTCGCAGCCGCATTGAAGCGGGCAATGTGTACGTGAATCGTAATATTGTCGGCGCGGTAGTGGGTGTACAACCATTTGGCGGACATGGCTTGTCTGGCACAGGTCCGAAAGCTGGCGGTTCGTTTTATTTGCAGCGTTTGAGTCGTTTGACGCGTTGGGCATTACCCAAATTAACCCAATTAGGCACAGCAGACGAAACCGCATTAAGCAAAATTCAGGCAGCCTTACACGATTTGGACGTGTCGGCAGATGTAAAATTGTCGCTGGCTGGCAAATTGGGGCAAGCGCGTGTTTATACATTGCGAGACGCAGAAATGCTGTTGCCAAGCTGCACAGGCGAGCGCAATACATTGCGTTGGCATGCACCTAAACAAGTGGCGTTATATGGTGGACATGTGGCAAATGCGTTTGCAGCGTTGATTGAATTGGCGGCGGCTGGTGTGCAAGTGGTGGTGGCGGCGGATTCGCCATTGACTGCATACCAAGCGAAATTGGGGCATATTTTGCGTGTTTCCAATCATTTAGTTGGCGAACCTCATATCCAAACGTGGGTGGCTTTGGACATTTTGTCAAGCGAATTGAGTCAACAATTGGCACAACGCGATGGAGCAATTGTCCGTGTGATTGATGCGCGTTGGGGTTTGGACATGGCGCGTGTGTACGAAGAAATTTCATGCAGCATCAACACCACTGCAGCAGGCGGTAACGCCAGCTTGATGGCAATTAGTGATAAATAA
- a CDS encoding alpha-hydroxy acid oxidase, whose protein sequence is MRQDLNQMTCIEDLRQVAKRKVPKMFFDYVESGSWTETTLRDNRNDFTPIKLRQKVLVNMENRSLKSKLLGEEYTMPLAIAPTGLTGMVCADGEILVARAAEKFGVPYTLSTMSIASIEDVANNTSSPFWFQLYVMRDREFMADLIQRAKKANCSALVLTADLQILGQRHRDIKNGLTAPIKPTLPNLLNLAIKPEWCMKMLNTDRRTFGNIMGHAKYVTDASSLMKWTAQQFDQTLSWEDVARIKDLWGGKLILKGILDPEDAQKAAQYGVDAVVVSNHGGRQLDGALSSIQALPDIVSAVGNKVQVWLDSGIRSGQDMLKAWALGARGMMTGRAFLYGLGAYGEDGVRRALEILYNEMDLSMAFTGHRNLQDVGREILIADRFPLSQQEKKESINQQRRRIYEELYGWPRASLRFGTMW, encoded by the coding sequence ATGAGACAAGATTTGAACCAAATGACCTGTATTGAAGACTTGCGCCAAGTAGCCAAACGCAAAGTCCCCAAAATGTTTTTTGATTATGTGGAATCAGGCTCGTGGACAGAAACCACTTTACGCGATAACAGAAACGATTTTACCCCCATCAAATTGCGCCAAAAGGTTTTGGTGAACATGGAAAACCGCAGCCTGAAAAGCAAACTATTAGGCGAAGAATACACCATGCCGCTTGCGATTGCGCCCACTGGCTTAACGGGCATGGTTTGTGCTGATGGCGAAATTTTGGTGGCGCGTGCTGCTGAAAAATTCGGTGTGCCTTACACGCTGTCCACTATGTCTATTGCTTCTATTGAAGACGTTGCCAACAACACCAGTTCACCATTTTGGTTTCAATTGTATGTGATGCGCGACCGTGAATTTATGGCGGATTTAATTCAACGTGCAAAAAAAGCCAATTGTTCAGCGTTGGTTTTGACGGCGGATTTGCAAATTTTAGGACAACGCCATCGCGACATTAAAAACGGTTTAACTGCCCCCATCAAACCGACATTACCCAATTTGTTGAATTTGGCAATTAAACCTGAATGGTGTATGAAAATGCTTAACACCGACCGCCGTACCTTTGGCAACATTATGGGGCATGCTAAATACGTTACCGATGCGTCATCGTTAATGAAATGGACGGCGCAGCAATTTGACCAGACTTTAAGCTGGGAAGATGTGGCGCGTATTAAAGATTTATGGGGCGGAAAGCTGATTTTGAAAGGCATTTTAGACCCCGAAGATGCACAAAAAGCGGCACAATATGGTGTTGACGCGGTTGTGGTTTCCAATCATGGTGGTCGTCAATTAGATGGTGCATTATCGTCTATTCAAGCTTTGCCAGATATTGTTAGCGCAGTGGGAAATAAAGTACAAGTATGGCTGGACAGTGGCATTCGCAGTGGTCAAGATATGCTCAAAGCGTGGGCATTGGGTGCGCGTGGCATGATGACGGGACGAGCATTTTTGTACGGTTTGGGTGCATATGGCGAAGACGGCGTTCGTCGTGCGCTGGAGATTTTGTACAATGAAATGGATTTGTCTATGGCATTTACGGGGCATCGCAATCTGCAAGATGTGGGGCGTGAAATTTTGATTGCTGATCGTTTC